A portion of the Calliphora vicina chromosome 5, idCalVici1.1, whole genome shotgun sequence genome contains these proteins:
- the kappaB-Ras gene encoding NF-kappa-B inhibitor-interacting Ras-like protein, with protein sequence MLTAKIGKVGKVLICGMKGVGKTALLEQLIYGNVNIETEIHPTIEDIYVASVDTGRGTRETLRIYDSAGLQGKAQLPRHYLYFPDGYVLVYDPTDPQSLDMLADIKQDIDKNKEKKEVPIIVLANMRARRKDTPPSPTQQQLQANQADPVELILNRANSWCSRERIKHYTVNAMERPSLYEPFINLCSRLHPPQTKSSFPQLRQVMQKTQKTEG encoded by the exons atGCTGACAGCTAAAATTGGCAAAGTGGGTAAAGTGTTGATATGTGGCATGAAAGGTGTCGGCAAAACTGCTTTGTTGGAACAGTTAATATATGGAAATGTTAATATAGAAAca GAAATACATCCCACCATAGAGGATATTTATGTGGCCAGTGTGGATACGGGACGTGGTACTAGAGAAACTTTACGCATTTATGACTCAGCTGGCTTACAGGGTAAAGCCCAATTGCCCCGTCATTATTTGTATTTTCCCGATGGTTATGTCTTGGTCTATGATCCCACAGATCCACAAAGTTTAGACATGTTGGCGGATATCAAACAGGATATTGATAAAAACAAGGAGAAAAAAGAAGTACCCATTATAGTTTTAGCTAATATGCGTGCCAGACGTAAAGATACACCACCCTCGCCCACACAACAGCAGCTACAAGCAAATCAAGCCGATCCTGTGGAGTTAATACTAAATCGTGCCAATTCTTGGTGTTCCCGTGAACGTATTAAACATTACACCGTCAATGCCATGGAAAGGCCCTCTCTATATGAACCTTTTATAAATCTTTGCTCCAGACTGCATCCACCACAAACGAAGTCTTCATTTCCTCAGCTAAGACAAGTAAtgcaaaaaacccaaaaaacgGAGGGTTAG